The following coding sequences are from one Musa acuminata AAA Group cultivar baxijiao chromosome BXJ1-6, Cavendish_Baxijiao_AAA, whole genome shotgun sequence window:
- the LOC135676631 gene encoding glyceraldehyde-3-phosphate dehydrogenase 2, cytosolic-like, with the protein MAGKIKIGINGFGRIGRLVARVALQSEDVELVAVNDPFITTDYMTYMFKYDTVHGSWKHHEIKVKDSKTLLFGTKEVAVFGFRNPEEIPWGETGAEYVVESTGVFTDKDKAAAHLKGGAKKVIISAPSKDAPMFVVGVNENEYKPDINIVSNASCTTNCLAPLAKVVHDKFGIIEGLMTTVHSITATQKTVDGPSSKDWRGGRAASFNIIPSSTGAAKAVGKVLPALNGKLTGMAFRVPTVDVSVVDLTVRLEKPATYEEIKAAIKAESEGKLKGILGYVEEDLVSTDFLGDNRSSIFDAKAGIALNGNFVKLVSWYDNEWGYSSRVVDLVRHMHKTR; encoded by the exons ATGG CCGGAAAGATCAAGATCGGCATCAACG GGTTCGGAAGGATCGGGAGGTTGGTCGCCAGAGTCGCTCTCCAGAGCGAGGACGTCGAGCTCGTGGCCGTCAATGATCCCTTCATCACCACCGATTACATG ACATACATGTTTAAATATGATACCGTGCATGGATCATGGAAGCATCATGAGATTAAGGTGAAGGACTCCAAGACTCTTCTCTTTGGCACGAAAGAAGTTGCTGTATTTGGTTTTAG GAACCCCGAGGAAATTCCATGGGGTGAGACTGGTGCTGAGTACGTAGTGGAATCCACTGGTGTCTTTACTGACAAGGACAAGGCTGCTGCTCACCTTAAG GGTGGTGCCAAGAAGGTCATTATATCTGCTCCTAGCAAGGATGCACCAATGTTCGTTGTAGGGGTGAATGAAAATGAGTACAAGCCTGATATTAATATTGTTTCTAATGCGAGCTGCACCACCAACTGTCTTGCTCCTCTAGCAAAG GTTGTTCATGACAAATTTGGTATAATAGAGGGTTTGATGACGACAGTTCATTCAATCACCG CCACTCAAAAGACCGTTGATGGTCCATCTAGTAAGGACTGGAGAGGTGGACGTGCTGCAAGCTTCAACATCATTCCCAGCAGCACTGGTGCTGCCAAG GCTGTTGGAAAAGTTCTCCCTGCCTTGAATGGAAAGTTAACTGGTATGGCATTCCGTGTCCCAACTGTTGATGTGTCTGTTGTGGATCTCACTGTCAGGCTTGAGAAACCAGCCACCTATGAGGAGATCAAGGCTGCCATCAA GGCAGAATCTGAGGGAAAGCTTAAGGGCATCCTGGGATATGTGGAGGAGGACTTGGTGTCCACTGACTTCCTGGGTGATAACAG GTCAAGCATTTTTGATGCAAAGGCTGGAATTGCTTTAAATGGAAATTT